From the genome of Candidatus Brocadiaceae bacterium, one region includes:
- a CDS encoding cysteine synthase family protein — protein MKNRARLTKDAFRGSVLHTVGNTPLIRIRRLTKGVGNKGVNVYAKAEWFNPGGSIKDRAALRIIEDAEKAGGLTRGKTIIDSTSGNTGIAYAMIGAVKGYDITLVMPLNVSEERKRIVRAFGAKVIFSDPMLGSDGAMAEAKRMVKENPSKYFYADQYNNPANWMAHYTTTGVEIWKQTAGKVTHFIACLGTSGTFMGTGRRLKDYNSDIQLISVEPSTPMHGLEGMKHMASSVVPGIYDGEYADRKMTVQTEDAYAIVKRLAVEEGFFVGYSSGAALAASLKLANEIEQGLIVTVFPDRGDRYLSTRFW, from the coding sequence ATGAAAAATAGAGCACGTCTAACGAAGGATGCCTTTAGGGGTTCAGTTTTGCATACGGTAGGGAATACCCCGCTCATCAGAATACGCAGGCTTACAAAGGGGGTGGGGAATAAGGGCGTAAACGTCTATGCAAAGGCAGAATGGTTTAATCCGGGAGGGTCTATAAAGGACCGTGCGGCCTTACGCATTATTGAAGATGCTGAAAAGGCAGGTGGATTAACTCGCGGGAAAACTATTATTGACTCAACATCGGGAAACACGGGCATTGCTTATGCCATGATTGGTGCGGTAAAAGGATATGACATTACTTTGGTGATGCCTTTGAATGTCAGTGAGGAACGCAAAAGGATTGTACGTGCTTTTGGAGCGAAAGTCATCTTTTCAGATCCGATGCTGGGGTCAGACGGTGCAATGGCGGAAGCGAAGCGGATGGTAAAAGAAAATCCATCGAAGTATTTTTATGCCGATCAGTATAATAATCCTGCGAATTGGATGGCTCATTATACCACTACGGGTGTTGAAATATGGAAACAAACGGCAGGAAAAGTAACACATTTTATTGCATGCCTTGGTACGAGTGGCACTTTTATGGGTACGGGGAGGCGTCTGAAGGATTATAATTCAGACATACAGCTAATATCTGTTGAGCCTTCTACTCCAATGCATGGATTGGAAGGGATGAAGCATATGGCTTCATCAGTGGTTCCTGGTATTTATGATGGAGAGTATGCGGATAGAAAGATGACCGTGCAGACGGAAGATGCATATGCGATTGTAAAAAGACTTGCGGTAGAGGAAGGTTTTTTTGTCGGTTATTCTTCGGGTGCCGCGCTTGCGGCTTCCTTGAAGCTTGCAAATGAAATTGAGCAGGGATTGATTGTTACGGTTTTCCCCGATAGAGGTGACCGGTATCTCAGTACCCGTTTTTGGTAA
- a CDS encoding M67 family metallopeptidase, with the protein MLSIGKDVIREIKKEVKKNYPFECCGLLIGTNTSEKRVVEVRPVQNKNTKRTHDRYEIDGRTFDKVDKEAKKKGLQIIGIYHSHPDHPAIPSEFDTENAWSVYSYLIASREKGKKIDIRSWVFDEVERKFEEEEIRYIE; encoded by the coding sequence GTGTTATCTATTGGAAAAGATGTGATTCGAGAGATAAAAAAAGAGGTAAAAAAAAATTATCCGTTCGAATGTTGTGGGTTGCTCATCGGAACAAACACCTCGGAAAAGCGTGTAGTTGAAGTGCGGCCGGTACAAAACAAGAATACAAAAAGAACGCATGATCGCTATGAAATAGACGGTAGAACATTTGATAAGGTAGATAAGGAAGCGAAAAAGAAGGGCCTTCAAATAATAGGCATTTATCACTCGCATCCAGATCATCCGGCTATCCCTTCTGAATTTGATACAGAGAACGCCTGGAGTGTATATTCTTATCTCATTGCTTCCAGAGAAAAAGGGAAGAAAATTGATATAAGGTCATGGGTATTCGATGAAGTAGAGAGAAAGTTTGAAGAAGAGGAAATACGTTATATAGAGTAA
- a CDS encoding sulfurtransferase TusA family protein — protein MIIKTEQRSCHVAEEEKICPDDKIDLRGVLCPINFVKTKLKLEMLDSGQVLEVILDDGEPMRSVPKSVKEEGHKIIKVENMGTAYRILIKKT, from the coding sequence ATGATCATAAAAACTGAACAGAGGAGTTGTCACGTGGCTGAGGAAGAAAAAATTTGTCCGGATGATAAAATTGATTTGCGGGGAGTACTTTGTCCTATTAATTTTGTAAAAACGAAATTAAAATTAGAGATGCTGGATTCAGGGCAGGTTTTAGAAGTGATTTTAGATGATGGTGAGCCGATGAGAAGTGTCCCGAAAAGTGTCAAAGAGGAAGGGCATAAAATCATAAAAGTCGAGAATATGGGAACTGCTTACCGCATACTGATAAAAAAAACATAA
- a CDS encoding Rieske 2Fe-2S domain-containing protein, translated as MKTKGKKHTYHASEKQGGIWFTISRRNFFSLAGWALFFATIGAYLGELAGYKGFFYPKVLFEPSPRFTIGEPGSFPENSVTTLKPRKIFVVRDGNSFKAISVVCQHLGCAVEFSKEKNIFECPCHGSKYYRNGVNFAGPAPRPLDHFEVLLNDNGKLVVDTSVKVPLETELVV; from the coding sequence ATGAAAACAAAAGGCAAGAAGCATACATATCATGCATCAGAAAAACAGGGGGGGATTTGGTTTACTATTTCCCGGAGAAATTTTTTCAGTTTAGCAGGTTGGGCGCTCTTTTTCGCGACAATAGGGGCTTATCTGGGAGAGCTTGCAGGATATAAAGGGTTTTTTTATCCTAAGGTCCTTTTTGAGCCTTCACCACGATTTACGATAGGAGAGCCAGGCTCTTTTCCGGAAAATTCCGTGACCACGTTAAAGCCGAGAAAGATATTTGTTGTGCGAGATGGCAACAGTTTTAAGGCCATTTCAGTTGTATGTCAGCACTTAGGATGTGCGGTAGAGTTTTCTAAAGAGAAAAACATATTCGAGTGTCCTTGTCATGGCAGTAAATATTATCGAAATGGCGTAAACTTTGCCGGACCAGCGCCGAGGCCTCTTGACCACTTTGAAGTTCTTTTAAATGACAACGGTAAGCTGGTAGTAGATACAAGCGTAAAAGTGCCTTTAGAAACAGAGTTAGTAGTTTAG